In Acinetobacter sp. TGL-Y2, a genomic segment contains:
- the greA gene encoding transcription elongation factor GreA, with amino-acid sequence MIRYPMTPEGKIALEKELQQLKSVDRPRIIAAIAEAREHGDLKENAEYHAAREQQGFCEGRIQDIEGKLGAVQEIDVHSLEKNGRVVFGVTVTIENLDTEEKKTYKIVGDDEADFKINKISVNSPIARGLLGKSEGDDAKIQTPNGEVEYEIIKVEYL; translated from the coding sequence ATGATACGTTATCCTATGACACCTGAAGGCAAAATTGCCTTAGAGAAAGAATTACAGCAACTTAAGTCAGTTGACCGTCCACGTATTATTGCAGCGATTGCTGAAGCACGTGAACATGGGGACTTAAAAGAAAATGCAGAATACCATGCGGCTCGCGAGCAACAAGGCTTCTGTGAAGGTCGTATCCAAGACATCGAAGGTAAATTGGGCGCAGTTCAGGAGATTGATGTTCATTCTCTTGAGAAGAATGGTCGCGTTGTTTTTGGTGTCACAGTCACAATAGAAAACTTAGACACGGAAGAGAAAAAGACCTACAAAATCGTGGGTGATGATGAAGCAGATTTTAAGATCAACAAGATCTCTGTGAACTCACCTATTGCGCGTGGTCTTTTGGGCAAAAGCGAAGGCGACGATGCTAAAATTCAAACACCAAATGGTGAAGTTGAATACGAAATCATAAAAGTTGAATATCTTTAA
- a CDS encoding universal stress protein has product MAYQNILVPVDGSEIALNVVKHAAELAKAFNSKITVVQVMTLDPYIAAEYLSQGQSNVMIERAREFIQGNIDAAKAQFEAAGVQVETKMLEGESIHRTIIKAVEELNIDLVVISSHGRSGFQKLLMGSVAQSLITQVNVPVFVVKQQS; this is encoded by the coding sequence ATGGCTTACCAAAATATACTCGTACCAGTAGACGGTTCGGAAATTGCCCTTAACGTTGTAAAACACGCTGCTGAACTCGCAAAAGCATTCAACAGTAAAATCACTGTGGTACAGGTTATGACCTTAGACCCATATATTGCAGCGGAATATCTATCTCAAGGTCAGTCCAATGTTATGATTGAACGTGCTCGCGAATTTATTCAAGGCAATATCGATGCTGCCAAAGCACAGTTTGAAGCAGCAGGCGTACAGGTCGAAACAAAAATGCTTGAAGGCGAAAGTATTCACCGTACCATCATAAAAGCAGTGGAAGAGCTAAATATCGATCTAGTGGTCATTAGCTCTCACGGTCGTAGCGGCTTCCAAAAGTTACTGATGGGCAGTGTGGCACAAAGCTTAATTACACAAGTCAATGTTCCTGTCTTTGTGGTCAAGCAACAATCTTAA
- a CDS encoding alpha/beta fold hydrolase has protein sequence MKRNLQHLLFAASLSLGTVMTVSPIESFAASSINIQSVLQQERAWAGLSSKRVKVAEIDWAYSEGGTKGKPVLLLVHGLAGSRDNWNRVARYLTLHYHVIIPDLPGQGDSRVPSDFDYSIPNLTEKLRRFAEAIQIDKSLHVAGHSMGGAVSLLYAAQYPLDTKSLLLIDSAGVFKSGNTPYLKDPNLLRNFIVSKPGDFDRLFKIAAQIPPFIPNELKVEQEKLMISNVANTTKLVEQLILMSKSYTPETFALAARSIDLPTLIIWGEKDQIINVEAAAELKGLLKNAQDPIILKGVGHMPLLEQEQILVQHYLKFLTPLK, from the coding sequence ATGAAACGGAATTTACAGCATCTTTTATTCGCGGCATCACTGAGCTTAGGTACGGTAATGACTGTATCCCCTATCGAAAGCTTTGCCGCATCCAGTATTAATATTCAAAGTGTTTTGCAACAAGAACGTGCTTGGGCGGGACTTAGCAGTAAGCGCGTGAAAGTCGCAGAGATTGATTGGGCTTATAGTGAAGGCGGTACCAAAGGCAAACCTGTACTGCTACTGGTACATGGTCTTGCGGGTAGTCGAGATAACTGGAATCGCGTCGCACGTTATTTAACACTCCATTACCATGTGATTATTCCAGACTTGCCAGGACAAGGTGACAGCCGTGTTCCGAGTGACTTTGACTATTCTATTCCCAATTTAACTGAAAAATTACGCCGCTTTGCTGAAGCAATACAGATCGATAAAAGTTTACATGTGGCAGGTCATTCCATGGGTGGTGCTGTCTCTTTACTGTACGCGGCACAGTATCCGTTAGACACTAAATCCTTACTGCTTATAGACAGCGCTGGGGTATTTAAATCTGGCAATACGCCCTATTTAAAAGATCCAAATCTGCTGAGAAATTTCATCGTATCCAAACCAGGAGATTTTGATCGATTATTTAAAATTGCGGCGCAAATTCCACCATTCATTCCTAATGAGCTTAAAGTCGAACAAGAAAAATTGATGATTTCAAATGTGGCCAATACCACAAAACTGGTTGAACAATTAATCCTGATGTCAAAAAGTTATACCCCTGAAACCTTTGCACTGGCAGCCAGATCTATTGATTTACCCACATTAATTATTTGGGGTGAAAAAGATCAAATTATCAATGTTGAAGCCGCAGCCGAGTTAAAAGGACTGCTCAAGAATGCTCAAGATCCGATTATTTTAAAAGGCGTAGGTCATATGCCTTTACTTGAGCAAGAGCAAATTCTGGTGCAGCATTACTTAAAATTTCTGACTCCATTAAAATAA
- a CDS encoding CatB-related O-acetyltransferase has product MSQQLINSPVKHWCEFEFISKTVKNPNIHIQGNYSYYSAYWDQGFERCVVRYLHDKQSTIEKPIDQLYIGNFVCFGAECVIMMGGNQLHQTDWISAFPFDTRSFVPAGDTIIGDGCWIGSRAMIMQGVTLGEGAVVATGAVVTKDVPPYAVVGGVPAQIIKYRFPEADIEKLLSLKLYDLDEKQFLRMREQLQTDDVSKLVQYLERL; this is encoded by the coding sequence ATGTCTCAACAACTGATCAACTCCCCAGTCAAACACTGGTGCGAATTCGAATTTATTTCCAAAACTGTGAAAAATCCGAATATTCATATTCAAGGAAATTATTCTTATTATTCAGCGTATTGGGATCAGGGATTTGAACGTTGTGTGGTGCGTTATTTACATGACAAGCAGTCAACAATTGAGAAACCTATTGATCAGCTTTATATCGGCAACTTCGTTTGTTTTGGTGCGGAATGCGTAATTATGATGGGTGGTAATCAGTTGCATCAAACGGATTGGATCTCTGCTTTTCCATTTGATACCCGTAGTTTTGTGCCTGCTGGCGATACGATTATTGGTGATGGGTGTTGGATTGGTTCGCGTGCCATGATTATGCAAGGTGTCACACTGGGTGAAGGTGCTGTCGTGGCAACAGGTGCTGTGGTGACTAAAGATGTACCACCTTATGCTGTGGTGGGTGGTGTTCCTGCTCAAATCATTAAATATCGTTTTCCTGAAGCAGATATAGAAAAACTGCTTTCGCTAAAACTGTATGATTTAGATGAAAAGCAGTTTTTAAGAATGCGTGAGCAGTTACAGACGGATGATGTTAGCAAGTTAGTGCAATATTTGGAAAGACTATAA
- a CDS encoding MGMT family protein — protein MTTHNSSDELAQIILSTVALIPYGKVASYGQIAALAGLPRHARLVGRVLSQMDASSELPWHRVINAQGKISLSRLDDFGYNEQQARLIAEGVGIVNGKISFTKFGWHTE, from the coding sequence ATGACAACACACAACTCTTCAGATGAATTGGCACAGATCATTTTAAGCACAGTTGCGCTAATTCCATATGGCAAAGTCGCAAGTTATGGTCAGATTGCTGCGCTGGCAGGATTACCTAGACATGCGCGATTAGTCGGGCGTGTCTTGAGTCAGATGGATGCTTCGAGTGAATTGCCATGGCATCGGGTGATTAATGCACAAGGAAAAATTAGCCTAAGTCGACTGGATGATTTTGGCTATAACGAGCAGCAAGCCAGATTGATTGCGGAAGGGGTAGGGATTGTAAACGGCAAGATTAGTTTTACAAAGTTTGGCTGGCATACAGAGTAA